In a single window of the Flavivirga spongiicola genome:
- a CDS encoding phosphatase PAP2 family protein has translation MKKTKDTASVIQLAGYDAKQALLGIKHSFTRPFHWKKKDFTTLGAISLGLFGLSTIDDEGSAFFIRQEPYVPNVFQEAGTRFGSPQVYFIANAGLYGFGLLTKNEKIRKTSVLIISSSFTTGLIQSFSKTAFGRVRPKNGYKSTEFRFWSKEPQFHSFPSGHTVLSMTMTHAIAKQFDNVWSKVGIYTLGSIVPISRLFAGVHWLTDVALGTVISIAVVDSVDKFLFNTKAYNDSVKEKNRISWKLHFTGNKIGIIGVF, from the coding sequence TTGAAAAAAACTAAAGACACAGCTTCTGTAATTCAATTAGCTGGCTACGATGCTAAACAAGCTCTTTTAGGTATTAAGCATTCTTTTACCCGGCCTTTTCATTGGAAAAAGAAAGATTTTACAACTTTAGGAGCAATAAGTCTGGGGCTCTTTGGACTTTCTACTATAGATGATGAAGGTAGTGCTTTTTTTATTCGTCAAGAACCCTATGTGCCAAATGTATTTCAGGAAGCAGGCACCAGATTTGGCAGCCCGCAAGTTTATTTTATTGCAAATGCCGGATTGTATGGTTTTGGTTTATTGACTAAAAATGAAAAGATTAGAAAAACAAGTGTATTAATTATTTCATCTTCATTTACCACGGGACTCATACAAAGCTTTAGCAAAACTGCTTTCGGTAGAGTCCGACCTAAAAACGGCTATAAAAGCACAGAATTTCGATTTTGGTCGAAAGAACCTCAATTTCATTCATTTCCATCCGGACATACTGTTTTATCTATGACCATGACTCATGCTATCGCGAAACAATTTGACAATGTATGGTCTAAAGTTGGTATATATACACTAGGTTCTATAGTTCCTATTTCAAGATTGTTTGCAGGTGTACACTGGCTTACAGATGTTGCCTTAGGAACTGTAATAAGTATTGCTGTTGTTGATTCTGTAGATAAATTTCTATTCAATACAAAAGCTTATAACGATTCTGTAAAAGAAAAGAATCGTATTTCTTGGAAACTCCATTTTACAGGAAATAAAATTGGGATTATAGGTGTATTTTAA
- a CDS encoding putative signal transducing protein, producing the protein MTDSNYIKIFTGDFIIVQRITNELKSININAIVKDATESARLAGFGGGIVPGFQEVFVNKDELDRAVLIVQNITSESQA; encoded by the coding sequence ATGACAGATTCAAATTATATAAAAATATTTACTGGGGATTTTATAATTGTTCAACGTATTACTAATGAGTTAAAATCTATTAATATCAATGCCATTGTTAAAGATGCAACCGAATCTGCTCGTTTAGCTGGTTTTGGAGGTGGTATCGTTCCAGGGTTTCAAGAGGTTTTTGTAAATAAAGATGAGCTTGATAGAGCTGTACTTATTGTTCAAAACATAACTTCTGAATCACAAGCATAA
- a CDS encoding TlpA family protein disulfide reductase, producing MKLYFSIILTLLALLSCKEDKSGMEINYAYIGGEIINPTTNYVVLLKSEVAIDTIKLDGRNRFLYKVHDLKEGLYSFRHGDEYQMILLEPQDSILFRLNTLDFDESLVFTGKGAKKNNYLINEFLENEIEEKYILRLCQLTPTVYQNHIDSLKTIKVKKYKTFISKYETSPLFEKIAQANIDYNYYSSKEVYPFVHYGKNKNAVLKSLPEDFYDYRKNINYNDDFSVHYYKYNKFLEHSFSNISLKEHSAHSDDKHFDRYSLCYNLDRLKLIDSLVTNTSVKDELLYEFAINYISKNKNIENNNIVLKSYLDKTKSEKGKEKMISFTNSLNNLKNGSSLPNIKLIDYDNVELDINSIIDATTVISFWSHTFHKHFKDNHKKIKELKIKYPEVVFITINIDNYGLEKTKKSLKRNKFVFKNEYVFKNPKKAAKTFVIHPMTKALIIDKNKKIVNNHTNIFSIKFEKQLLDLINR from the coding sequence ATGAAGTTATACTTTTCAATAATATTAACATTATTAGCACTTTTAAGTTGTAAAGAGGATAAAAGTGGTATGGAAATTAATTACGCATATATTGGTGGAGAAATTATTAATCCAACCACTAATTATGTAGTATTATTAAAGTCCGAAGTAGCCATTGACACTATTAAACTTGACGGCAGAAATAGGTTTTTATATAAAGTTCATGATTTAAAAGAAGGTTTATATTCATTTAGACATGGTGATGAATATCAAATGATATTATTAGAACCTCAAGACAGTATTCTTTTTAGATTGAATACTTTAGATTTTGATGAATCACTTGTTTTCACTGGTAAAGGAGCTAAAAAAAATAATTATTTAATAAATGAGTTTTTAGAAAACGAAATTGAAGAGAAATATATACTTAGACTTTGTCAATTAACCCCAACCGTCTACCAAAACCATATAGATTCATTAAAAACAATAAAGGTTAAAAAATATAAGACTTTTATAAGTAAATATGAGACGTCTCCTTTATTTGAAAAAATTGCACAAGCGAATATAGATTATAACTATTATTCAAGTAAAGAAGTGTATCCATTTGTACATTATGGTAAGAATAAAAATGCCGTCTTAAAATCGCTTCCAGAGGATTTTTACGATTACAGAAAAAATATTAATTATAATGATGACTTTTCTGTTCATTACTATAAATATAATAAATTTTTAGAGCATAGTTTTAGTAATATTTCCTTAAAAGAGCATAGTGCTCATTCTGATGACAAACACTTCGATAGATATTCACTATGCTATAATCTGGATAGATTAAAGCTTATTGATAGTTTGGTAACAAATACCTCTGTTAAAGATGAATTGCTTTATGAGTTTGCAATAAATTATATATCAAAAAATAAAAATATAGAAAACAACAATATCGTTTTAAAATCTTATTTAGATAAAACCAAAAGTGAAAAAGGCAAAGAGAAAATGATAAGCTTCACAAATTCACTAAATAATTTAAAAAACGGTTCTAGCTTACCTAATATTAAACTTATTGACTATGATAATGTTGAATTAGATATCAATTCAATTATAGACGCTACTACCGTTATAAGTTTTTGGTCTCATACATTCCATAAACATTTTAAAGACAATCATAAAAAGATAAAAGAACTAAAGATAAAATATCCAGAAGTTGTGTTCATTACTATTAATATTGACAATTATGGATTAGAAAAAACAAAAAAATCATTAAAAAGAAATAAATTCGTTTTTAAAAATGAATATGTATTTAAAAACCCGAAAAAAGCAGCTAAAACTTTTGTTATTCATCCAATGACAAAGGCTTTAATAATAGATAAAAACAAAAAAATAGTAAATAATCATACTAATATTTTTTCTATAAAATTCGAGAAACAACTTTTAGATTTAATAAATAGATAA
- a CDS encoding SDR family oxidoreductase: protein MSKVVLITGGSSGIGKSIGEYLIQKNYIVYGTSRNPDRYENSKFPILALDVKENATILKTVNTIIEKEGKLDVVINNAGAGITGPIEEIPEAEIKNNFETNFFGPINVIKAVLPQMRAQQSGLIINVTSIAGYMGLPYRGVYSASKGALELLTEAFRMELKGFNVKMTNVAPGDFATNIAAGRYHAPLLEMSPYKKSYGDSLNLMDAHVDNGSNPNLMAQAIHKIINTSNPKVHYKVGEFMQKFSIVLKRILPDKVYEKLLMNHYKL, encoded by the coding sequence ATGTCTAAAGTTGTTTTAATCACAGGCGGTTCTTCAGGAATCGGGAAATCTATTGGAGAATATTTAATTCAAAAAAACTATATAGTTTATGGTACTAGTAGAAATCCAGATAGGTATGAAAACAGCAAGTTCCCTATTTTAGCATTAGATGTTAAAGAGAATGCGACCATATTAAAAACGGTTAATACTATTATAGAAAAAGAGGGTAAGTTAGATGTTGTTATAAATAACGCAGGAGCTGGTATCACTGGACCTATTGAGGAAATACCAGAAGCAGAAATCAAGAATAATTTTGAAACTAATTTTTTTGGTCCCATTAATGTTATTAAAGCGGTATTACCACAAATGCGCGCACAACAATCTGGATTAATTATAAATGTAACTTCTATTGCAGGCTATATGGGATTGCCATATCGTGGTGTTTATAGTGCGAGTAAAGGTGCTTTAGAGCTTTTAACAGAAGCTTTTAGAATGGAACTTAAAGGTTTTAATGTTAAAATGACCAATGTCGCACCTGGTGATTTTGCGACAAATATTGCTGCAGGTCGTTATCATGCTCCACTTCTTGAAATGTCTCCTTATAAGAAATCATACGGAGATTCATTAAATTTAATGGATGCCCATGTAGATAATGGAAGTAATCCAAACCTAATGGCACAAGCTATACATAAAATTATAAATACAAGCAACCCGAAGGTGCATTATAAGGTAGGAGAGTTTATGCAAAAGTTCTCAATTGTTTTAAAAAGAATATTACCAGATAAGGTTTATGAAAAGCTATTAATGAATCATTATAAACTTTAA
- a CDS encoding ABC-F family ATP-binding cassette domain-containing protein yields the protein MLSVSNLSVQFGKRILFDEVNTTFNNGNCYGIIGANGSGKSTFLKILSGKQDATSGHVSLESGKRMSVLEQSHNLYDEHSVLETVLMGNKPLYKIKSEMDALYADYSDENAEKIGELQVQFEEMNGWNADSDAAAMLSNLGIKEEFHYTLMSDLDGKQKVRVLLAQALFGNPDVLIMDEPTNDLDYETISWLENFLANYDNCVIVVSHDRHFLDAVCTHISDIDFGKINHFSGNYTFWYESSQLAARQRAQQNKKAEEKKKELEEFIRRFSANVAKSKQATSRKKMIDKLNINDIKPTSRRYPAIIFERDREAGDQILNVEGLAASADGETLFKDIDLNLAKGDKVVVFSRDSRATTAFYQILNNKEKADAGKFAWGITTTQSYLPLDNSEFFNNDLSLIDWLRQWAQTEEEREEVNIRGFLGKMIFSGEEAFKKSSVLSGGEKVRCMLSRMMMTRANVLQLDEPTNHLDLESITAFNNSLKNFKGTILFTTHDHEFAQTVANRVVELTPNGVIDRYTTFDEYMQDSKIKELRNKMYAVSV from the coding sequence ATGCTATCAGTATCAAATCTTTCAGTTCAATTTGGAAAACGTATTCTTTTTGATGAAGTAAATACAACCTTTAATAATGGTAATTGTTACGGAATTATTGGTGCCAATGGTTCTGGAAAATCTACATTTTTAAAGATTCTTTCTGGCAAGCAAGACGCAACATCTGGTCATGTTTCTTTAGAATCTGGAAAACGTATGTCTGTATTAGAACAAAGTCATAACTTGTATGATGAACATTCTGTTTTGGAGACTGTTTTAATGGGTAATAAGCCTTTGTATAAGATTAAATCTGAAATGGATGCTCTTTATGCAGATTATTCTGATGAAAATGCTGAAAAAATAGGAGAACTTCAGGTACAGTTTGAAGAAATGAATGGATGGAACGCCGATAGTGATGCGGCTGCCATGTTATCTAATTTGGGTATTAAAGAAGAATTTCATTATACCTTAATGAGTGATTTGGACGGTAAACAAAAAGTACGTGTTTTATTAGCACAAGCATTATTTGGTAATCCAGATGTCTTAATTATGGATGAGCCAACAAATGATTTGGATTATGAAACCATTTCATGGCTTGAAAATTTCTTGGCAAATTATGATAATTGTGTCATAGTCGTATCGCATGACCGTCACTTCTTAGATGCTGTATGTACTCATATTTCTGATATTGATTTTGGGAAAATAAACCATTTCTCGGGGAATTATACTTTTTGGTATGAATCATCTCAATTAGCCGCTCGTCAGCGTGCACAGCAAAATAAGAAGGCTGAAGAAAAGAAGAAAGAATTAGAAGAATTTATCAGACGTTTTTCTGCCAACGTGGCAAAAAGCAAGCAGGCTACTAGTAGAAAAAAGATGATTGATAAGTTAAACATTAATGATATAAAACCAACATCACGCCGATATCCTGCTATTATTTTTGAAAGAGATAGAGAAGCGGGGGATCAAATTTTAAATGTTGAAGGTTTAGCAGCATCTGCGGATGGAGAAACCTTATTTAAAGACATAGATTTAAATCTGGCAAAAGGGGATAAAGTAGTTGTTTTTTCTAGGGATTCTAGAGCTACAACGGCATTTTATCAAATATTGAATAATAAAGAAAAGGCTGATGCCGGTAAATTTGCCTGGGGTATTACAACCACGCAATCTTATTTGCCATTAGATAACAGTGAATTTTTTAATAATGATTTAAGCTTAATTGATTGGTTACGTCAGTGGGCACAAACAGAAGAAGAAAGGGAAGAAGTTAATATTAGGGGCTTCTTAGGAAAAATGATTTTTAGTGGGGAAGAGGCCTTTAAAAAATCGTCTGTTTTATCTGGAGGAGAGAAAGTACGCTGTATGTTATCTAGAATGATGATGACGAGAGCCAATGTACTTCAATTGGATGAACCCACAAATCATTTAGACTTAGAGAGTATAACAGCTTTTAATAATTCGTTAAAGAACTTTAAAGGCACCATTTTATTCACTACGCATGATCATGAATTTGCACAAACTGTAGCTAATAGAGTAGTGGAATTAACACCAAATGGTGTTATCGATAGATATACAACATTTGATGAATATATGCAGGACTCTAAAATTAAGGAATTACGTAATAAAATGTATGCTGTTTCTGTTTAG
- a CDS encoding DUF3995 domain-containing protein, with product MITLPLILSFIFFILGIIHLNWVIGGTFGFAESLPTKETGERVLNPKKLDSAIVGLCLMCFSFFYLIKADLIRFDLPSWVLKYGSWLIPTVFILRSVGEFKYIGFFKKIKHTAFGQLDTKVYSPLCFFIGIIGILMQILK from the coding sequence ATGATAACGTTGCCATTGATATTGAGTTTTATCTTTTTTATTCTGGGAATTATTCATTTAAATTGGGTGATAGGTGGCACATTTGGATTTGCTGAATCCTTACCTACAAAAGAAACAGGAGAACGCGTGTTAAATCCAAAAAAGTTGGATAGTGCTATCGTTGGATTATGCCTGATGTGTTTTTCCTTTTTTTATTTAATAAAAGCTGATCTTATAAGATTTGATCTACCAAGTTGGGTTTTGAAATATGGAAGTTGGTTAATTCCAACTGTATTTATTCTAAGGTCGGTTGGCGAATTTAAATATATAGGCTTTTTTAAAAAAATAAAGCATACAGCCTTTGGACAGTTAGACACTAAAGTCTACTCGCCTTTATGCTTTTTTATTGGTATAATAGGGATTTTAATGCAAATATTAAAATAA
- the pheT gene encoding phenylalanine--tRNA ligase subunit beta: MKISYNWLKQFLKTEWTPEQTSELLTDLGLEVEGVETYQSVKGGLEGVVIGKVLTSVKHPNADKLKITTVNIGGESPLQIVCGAPNVGVGQKVPVATIGTTLYNEEGDPWTIKKGKIRGEESHGMICAEDELGLGKSHDGIMVLDAAVKVGTPAADLFDIENDQVFEIGLTPNRADAMSHLGTARDLKAGLVQKDINLELITPSVSSFRIDNRTLKIDIDVKNKDLAPRYCGVTISGLKVKESPAWLQHRLKAIGLSPINNIVDATNYVLHDLGQPLHAFDAVKISGNKVEVKTLAAGTKFTTLDGVERELHEDDLMICDAEKPMCIAGVFGGIDSGVTEATTSIFLESAYFNPVSIRKSAKRHGLNTDASFRFERGIDPNITEYALKRATLLIQEIAGGEITSDLIDLYPNKIKDFEVRLSFENAKKLIGEEIPKEVIKRILSSLDIKVNNVTEAGLGLTVPAYRNDVQREADIIEEILRVYGYNNINTTKKLNASISGTSKFEDYKIQNTIGNQLVSQGFYEILSNSLTTPDYTALSEQLKEEHNISILNALSNDLSILRQSLLFSGLEAISFNINRKRADLKLFEYGKTYHGFGDKREELKHLSLFVTGNQIIENWHSTSKKSDFFLIKGYIIAVLQRLGISRFNETPVKNDFFSEGLEFNQGKTKLVDFGLIKKPILKHFDISQEVLFANFNWDAILDLVKHNKIKFKAIPKYPEVRRDFALLLDKKVTFESIYKIAKQSEKQLLKNVNLFDVYQGKKLPKGKKSYAVSFTLQDENKTLTDKQIDKIMNKLQTNFEKQLGAELR, encoded by the coding sequence ATGAAAATTTCTTACAATTGGTTAAAACAGTTTTTAAAAACCGAGTGGACACCAGAACAAACTAGCGAATTGCTTACTGATTTGGGGCTTGAAGTTGAAGGTGTTGAAACCTATCAATCTGTTAAAGGAGGACTGGAAGGTGTCGTTATTGGAAAGGTTTTAACCAGTGTTAAACACCCTAATGCCGATAAACTAAAAATAACAACTGTAAATATAGGAGGCGAATCTCCTTTACAAATAGTTTGTGGTGCACCAAATGTGGGTGTTGGACAAAAAGTACCCGTTGCTACTATTGGAACGACTTTGTATAATGAAGAAGGTGACCCCTGGACTATAAAAAAAGGCAAAATACGTGGTGAAGAAAGTCATGGAATGATTTGTGCTGAAGATGAGCTAGGCTTAGGGAAATCTCATGATGGCATCATGGTTTTAGATGCCGCCGTTAAAGTGGGAACACCAGCTGCCGATCTTTTTGATATAGAAAACGATCAGGTATTCGAAATTGGGTTGACCCCCAACAGAGCAGATGCTATGAGCCATTTAGGAACAGCACGTGACCTAAAAGCTGGTTTAGTTCAAAAAGATATCAATTTAGAGCTTATCACACCATCAGTAAGTTCTTTTCGTATTGATAATCGTACACTTAAAATTGATATAGATGTAAAAAATAAAGATCTGGCACCTCGCTACTGTGGTGTTACTATATCTGGACTAAAAGTTAAAGAATCTCCTGCCTGGTTACAACACCGGTTAAAAGCGATCGGTTTAAGCCCAATAAATAATATCGTTGATGCTACAAACTATGTATTACACGATTTAGGACAGCCATTACATGCTTTTGATGCTGTAAAGATCTCTGGTAATAAAGTTGAAGTAAAAACTTTAGCTGCAGGAACAAAGTTTACGACCTTAGATGGTGTAGAACGTGAATTACACGAAGATGATTTAATGATCTGTGATGCCGAAAAACCGATGTGTATTGCTGGAGTTTTTGGAGGTATTGATTCTGGAGTTACCGAAGCTACAACCAGTATCTTTTTAGAAAGTGCTTATTTTAATCCTGTTAGCATCCGTAAGTCTGCTAAAAGACACGGATTAAATACAGATGCTTCTTTTAGATTTGAACGCGGTATTGATCCTAATATTACAGAATATGCATTAAAACGTGCCACCTTATTGATTCAAGAAATAGCAGGTGGAGAAATTACCAGCGATTTAATTGACCTATATCCGAATAAAATTAAAGATTTTGAGGTTCGGTTAAGCTTTGAGAACGCTAAAAAACTAATTGGAGAAGAGATTCCTAAAGAAGTTATTAAACGTATTTTATCATCATTAGATATAAAAGTAAACAATGTTACCGAAGCTGGTTTAGGTTTAACCGTACCTGCTTATAGAAATGATGTACAAAGAGAAGCTGATATTATTGAAGAAATATTGCGTGTGTATGGATACAACAATATCAATACGACGAAAAAATTAAACGCTTCTATTTCGGGAACATCAAAGTTTGAAGATTATAAAATACAAAATACCATAGGAAATCAATTGGTCTCACAAGGTTTCTATGAAATCCTTTCTAATTCATTAACGACTCCGGATTACACAGCCTTAAGCGAACAATTGAAGGAAGAACACAATATTAGTATACTAAACGCTCTAAGTAATGATTTGTCCATTTTAAGGCAATCTCTATTATTTTCTGGCCTGGAAGCTATATCGTTTAACATTAATAGAAAACGTGCAGATTTAAAGTTGTTTGAATATGGTAAAACATATCATGGTTTTGGTGACAAAAGAGAAGAATTAAAACATTTATCACTTTTTGTAACTGGAAACCAAATCATAGAGAATTGGCATAGTACGAGTAAAAAGAGTGATTTCTTTTTAATTAAAGGGTACATTATTGCTGTACTTCAACGCTTAGGTATTTCGAGATTTAATGAAACTCCTGTCAAAAATGACTTTTTTAGTGAAGGTCTTGAATTTAACCAGGGAAAAACTAAATTAGTTGACTTTGGATTAATAAAAAAACCAATCCTTAAACATTTTGATATTTCTCAAGAAGTATTATTTGCAAATTTTAATTGGGATGCCATTCTGGATTTAGTTAAGCATAACAAGATTAAATTTAAGGCGATTCCCAAATACCCGGAAGTACGTCGTGATTTTGCTTTATTATTAGATAAAAAAGTCACTTTTGAATCTATTTATAAAATAGCAAAGCAAAGTGAGAAACAATTATTAAAAAATGTCAATTTATTTGATGTTTATCAAGGGAAAAAATTGCCAAAAGGTAAAAAAAGTTACGCTGTTAGTTTTACGTTACAAGACGAAAACAAAACCCTTACTGATAAGCAAATTGATAAAATAATGAACAAGTTGCAAACTAATTTTGAAAAGCAGCTTGGTGCCGAGCTGCGATAA